The Desulfuromonadales bacterium genomic sequence GGTGCCGCAGCAGCTCCGCGGCCTCCTCGAGGATGCCGCCGCGGGAAAGCGGCGTGATGCTGCGTAGAAAATCGTCGTTGTGCCGGTGGAAGAGGGTGAGCAGGGAGAAGTACTCCGGCGACAGCGCGCTCACCCAGGCGGCGGTCGCCCGGGCATGCTCGAGGCTGCGCTCCCGGCCGGCCAGGCCGAGGATGGCGGTGACCGAAAGCTTCAGCCCCGCTCCTTGCGCCTGCCGGCAGAGGGCGAGCATCGTGGCGGCGGTATACCCCTTGCGCACCGCCTGCAGGGTCGGGTCGTCGCCGCTCTCCAGGCCGAAATAGAGGATGCGCAGCTTCTTCTCCCGCAGCCGGGCAAGTTCCTCCACGCTTTTGGTCGTCAGGCTCTTCGGCGAGGCGTAGGCGCCGACCCGGGTCAGATTGGGAAAGCATTCCGCCAGGGCGTCGAGAATCGCCTCCAGCCCAAGCTGCGGGTAGACCAGCGCGTCACCGTCGGCCAGAAATATCCGCTGGATGTGGGGGCGATGATGGAGCGGGACCGCCGCGATCTCGGTGAGTATCTCGGAAACCGGGCGGAGGCGGAAGCCCTTGCTCTTGTACATGCCGCAGAAGGTGCAGTGATTCTGCGAGCAGCCGAGGGTGATCTGGAAGATCAGGCTGTTCGCTTCGGAAGGCGGACGGAAGAGGGGTTCGTCGTAATCGAAGTAGTAGAACACGGCTATTGCTCTCCGCCGGGCATGGGGATGATCCGCACCTTCGTAATCCCCTTGCCGAAGAAGCCGAGGCGCTCCGCCGCCGCCCGCGAGAGGTCGATGAAGGGGAAGGTGCGCTTGCGGCAGCGGTCGTTGACGGTGACCGTGACCTCCCGGCCGTTGGCCAGGTTCACCACCTTCACCTTGGTGCCGAAGGGGAGAGACTGGTGGGCGGCGGTGAGCTTGTTCGGGTCGTAGGGGATGCCCGAGGTGGTAGGGCGGCCGTTGAAGCGTTTGGCGTAGTAGGAAGCGATTCCCTGCATCCCCTCTTCCCGGGCCGGTGCGATCGCCGCCGCCGGCGGGGGATCGGGGGTTGGCGCCGGGATTTCGGCGGGAGCCGCCTCGGCAACCGTCGGAACCGAAGCTTCGGCCGGCGGGACCGTGCCAGGCTCCTCGCCGGGCAGCGGCAGGACGGGCATGGCGGCCGGCGGGGTCGCGACCGGTGCTTCCAGGGGCGGAGCCGGGCGGATTTCCCGCACTGGCGGCGAAACCCCGCAGCCGGCGACGAACAGCGACAAAGCGAGAGCAGCCGGCAGCAGCCGGACCCTGGGGTAGCATCGCTGCATAACCATCTCACCTACCTCCTTTTCCCAGCCGTTCGATACCGGATGCCAGCGCCAGCCCGGCGACGAAGCCGCCGATGTGGGCGCCATGCGCCACCCCCGTGGCGGCCCCGCTGTTGACGAGGAAGGGGACAAGGTTGTCCACCAGCAGGTAGAGGCCGAGCACCAGCCGGGCCGGGAGGAGGAAGGTGTTCATGATGAAGGGGAAAAGGAAAATGAAGACCTTGATCTGGTTGCGGGGGAACCAGAGGTAGTATAATCCCAGAACTCCCGAAATAGCGCCCGAGGCCCCCACCATGGGGACATCGGACCCCGGCACGAAGACGGCGAAGAAAAGGGTCGCAGCCACGCCGCTGCCAAGGTAGGCCAGCAGATAGCCGACGCGGCCGAGACGATTCTCGACATTGTCGCCGTAAATCCAGAGAAAGAGCATGTTCCCCACCAGGTGCAGCCAGCCGCCATGCAGAAACATGGCGGTGAACAGAGTGGTGAGGGACGGATCGGACGGACGGTAGCCGTAGCGGAAAATGAACAGGTCGTAAGCGGAAAGCTGCTGCAGAATCGCCTGCGCCGGGATGCCTCCCCGGTCGCCGACGGCCCGCAGGTACTCGAACAGCAGCGGGTCGTTCAGGTCGGGCCGGGTGAAGGTGAGCGGCAGCGAAATCAGCAGGAAGACGCCGACGTTGACACCGATCAGCAGATAGTTGACGTAGGGGACCCCGCGCGGGTTCGGGGTATCGCCGATGGGAAGAAACATGAAACATCCTTTGCGGACGGGATAGGGGCGAACCGGCTGTTCATGTTAACACAATCTGCCGACGCTGGCACCCCTTGCCTTTTGCCTGGCTAGCCGTTATTCTCGCCGCACCGGAGGAACTTCACTTGAATCTGCTTTATTTCCTCGACCTCATCGGTACCGCCGCTTTCGCCGCCTCGGGAGCCTGGGCCGGCATTCGGCGCGAGATGGACCTCTTTGGCGTGCTGGTGCTCGGCCTCGTTACCGCTACCGGCGGCGGCACCCTGCGGGACATGCTGCTGGGCGACTCGCCGCCCTTTTGCCTCCAGGACGAAACCTATCTCTATATCGCCGCGGCCGTCGCCCTGCTCGTCTTCCTGCTGCACCGCCGACTGGAATTCCTCCAGCATCCGCTGCTCTATTTCGACGCCGTCGGGCTGGGCACCTTCGTCGTGATCGGCACCGGCAAGGCCCTCACTTTCCATCTCGGCTTCCTCGGCGCCGTCCTTATGGGCGTAATGACCGCCACCGCCGGCGGGGTGGTGCGCGACGTCCTCTCCAACCAGGTTCCGCTGATCCTGCGCAAGGAGATCTACGCCTCGGCCTGCCTGGCCGGCGCCGTCCTGCTGGTGCTGTTGCAGCGCACCCCCCTGCCGGCGCCACTGGCCGCCCTGACCGCCGCTCTGACGGTGATCACGGTAAGACTGCTCGCCATCCGTTATAATTGGTCCCTGCCCAAAGCGGCGGCCTGAACAGTTTCAAAGCAATCTTCAAGGAGGTCCCATCCCATGCACTCCGTCCGTTTGCTCGGCACACCGAAGACCTTCCGGGTGGGCAAGATCGTCTGCCTGGGCCGCAATTACCATGAGCACATCCGGGAGCTCGGCAACGAGGTCCCCGAGCAGCCCGTCATCTTCATCAAGCCCGCTACCAGCATCATCGGCGACGGCGAAGCGGTGGTCATCCCGCCCTATTCCCGCGACTGCCACCACGAGGTCGAACTGGCGGTACTGATCGGCAAATGGGGGAAAAACATCCCCGAGACCGAGGCGATGGAGCATGTGGCCGGCTACGGGGTGGCCATCGACCTCACCCTGCGCGACGTCCAGAACGAGCTGAAAAAGAAGGGGCTCCCCTGGGAGATCGCCAAGGGGTTCGATACCGCCTGCCCTCTCTCCGATTTCGTCCCCGCCACCGACATCGCCGACCCGCATGACCTGCGCCTCAGCCTGCTGGTGAACGGGACGCTGCGCCAGGATTCTTCCACCGCCCTGATGATGCGGCGCATCGAAACAACCATCCATCACATGTCGACCATCTTCACCCTGGAGGAGGGAGACATCATCCTCACCGGCACCCCGGCCGGAGTCGGTCCGGTTGCGGCCGGCGACCGCATGACGGCGGAAATCGAGGCGGTCGGCCGCCTGGAGGTCAGCGTCCGATGAAAAAAAGGATTGTTCTCATCGGTCCCGGCCGCCTGGGCATGACGGTGACCCGCCTGCTGGCGGAGGCCGGGCACGAGATCCGCGCCATCATCGGCCGTGACGGGAGCCGGGCGGCAGCGGCGGCCCGTTTCGTCGGCCGCCCCGGCATCGGTACCACCGATCTCACCCGGGTGCGGGAGGGGAAGCTGGTCCTGATCGCCCTGCCCGACGACCATATCGGCGAGATGGCTGCCCGCCTGCGCCGCGAAGGGCATCTGGCGCCGGGAACGGTCCTGGTGCATTTCAGCGGCATTCACCCGGCCGCCATCCTCCTGGGCGAGGAGGGGCCGTTCCTCCATGCGCTCGCCATTCACCCCCTGCAGAGTTTTGCCGATGCCGTCATGGGCGTACGCCAGCTGCCCGGCAGCCCATGTTCCGTGGAAGGTGAGGAAGCGTTGCTGCCGTTGGCGGAAGGTCTGATCGCCGACCTCGGCGGCATCCCTTTCCGTATCACGGCGGAGCACAAGGCCCTCTACCACGCTGCCGCCTGCGTCGCCTCCAACTACCTGGTCACCCTGGTCGATACCGCCAGCGAAATCATGGCCGCCTGCGGCTTCGGCCGCGAGGACGCCTTCCACCTCCTTACACCGCTGCTGCGCGGAACCGGCAAAAACCTCTCCGCCCTCGGCCCCGAACTGGCCCTCACCGGCCCCATTGCCCGCGGCGATCTGCGCACCGTGCGCAAGCATCTGCAGGCGCTGACCGAGCTGCCGCCGGATATCAGCGAAATTTACCGGGTTCTGGGACAGAGGACGGTGGCGCTGGCGAAAAGGAGGGGGACGCTGGAGCAGGGGACAGGGGAGAAAATCCTCAAAATTCTGGAAGAAAGGCACTAGGCCCGAGGCACGAGGCGAGAGGCAAATGCAGCCCCCCGGGCCTTTTGCCTCGGGCCTCGTACCTTTTGCCTTCAGCCCTTCGCCTCCCGCCTGAGCTTGTTCGTCAGCTGGTGGGCAAGACGCGTCGGCTCGGGCATCCGGTAGCGCCGGGCGCAGGCCAGGGCCAGTTCTGTGGCGGCGGCGATATCGGTCATGTGGCCGGGCGAAACAAAGAGGGGTTTGACCCGGTCCCGGGTCGTCAGGACGGTACCGATGCGCTCCCCGTCGAGGATCAACGGCACCTGGTCGCCCCGGCGGGCCCCGGGCGTCGGATGTTCTCCGCAGAGACGGCTCTTGGCACAACCCAGGGTCGGCAGGCCGAGCCAGAGGCCGAGGTGGCTGGCGATCCCCAGGCGGCGCGGGTGGGCGATGCCCTGGCCATCGACCAGAACCGCGTCGGGGAGAGTGCGCAGGCTGCGGAATGCTTCGAGAACGACAGGCAGTTCGCGGAAGGAGAGGAGACCGGGAATATAGGGAAAGGTGACCCGGCTGACGGCAGAGGCTTCTTCCACCGGCTCGAGTTCAGGAAAGGAGAGAACCACCACGGCGGCAAAGAAGAGGTCGCCGTGCTTTTCGTAAGAGACGTCCACCCCGGCGACGGTTCGCAGCGGCCGGGGCAGACAGTCGGCCAGCAGCACGCGGCCGGCCAGCTCCCGCTGCAGGGCGACGGCCTCGCGGAAGCCCATCGACCAGTCATGCAGGCACGGAATGTCCATCACTCCTCCCGGCGGACCTCTCACGGTCCCCGGTGCGGCCGCGGAGGCCGACTGAAACAGCTATTTCCCGGCCTTTTTTTCGCTTCGTCCCTTTTCCTGGGCAACTTCCTTGCCCGCAACTTTGGCGCCGGGATTATCCTGCGTCCCTGACAGTTTGAGCCGGCCTTTCAGCCGCTTCTCCCGCCGTTGCCGCCTGCGCTTCATCTCCCGCCGCCGTTCGCTGATTGCCATGCTCAACCTCCTTGTGGGATTGCACAGCCAATAGTTTAGCGAAAGATGGCCGGGAGGCAAGCCGCTGCCGGATATCATCTGGCAGGCGCCGGCAATACGCAAAGAGCCCCCGGAGGCAGGGACCGCCGGGGGCTTCTCTTTACGATGAACCTGGGCGATTCGTGAATCGCCCCCTACTTCTCCAGCAGCGCCGCATGCGCCGCCGCGAGACGGGCAATGGGGACGCGGAAGGGGGAGCAGGAGACGTAGTCGAGGCCGATCTTGTGGCAGAAGATGACGCTGGAGGGCTCGCCGCCGTGCTCGCCGCAGATGCCGAGCTTGATCTTCGGCCGGGTCGCCCTGCCCTTCTCGCACCCCATCTGCACCAGCAGGCCGACGCCCGCCTGGTCGAGAGCGACGAAAGGATCGCTGGGGAAAATCTCGCGCTCGACGTAGAAGGGGAGGAACTTGCCGGCGTCGTCGCGGGAGAGGCCGTAGGTGGTCTGGGTCAGGTCGTTGGTGCCGAAGGAGAAGAACTCGGCCTCGGCGGCGATCTTGTCGGCGGTCAGGGCAGCCCGCGGCAGTTCGATCATGGTGCCGATCAGGTACTCCACCTTGACCCCGTAGCGGCCGATCACCTCGTTGGCGACGCGCACCGCGTTGGTCCGCAGGATCGCCAGTTCCTTCACCTCGCCGACCAGGGGAATCATGATCTCGGGGACGATCTCGTATCCCTCCTCCTTGACCAGTTCACAGGCGGCTTCCATGATCGCCTGCACCTGCATGTCGTAGATCTCGGGGAAGGTGATGCCGAGGCGGCAGCCGCGGTGGCCGAGCATCGGGTTGAACTCATGCAGGAACTCGGCCTTGTGCTTCAGGGTGGCCGCCTGCACCTTCATCACCGCCGCCAGCTCATTGATATCCTTGTCGGTGTGCGGCAGGAACTCATGCAGGGGCGGGTCGAGCAGGCGGATGGTGACCGGCAGCCCCTTCATCTCACGGAAGATGCCGAGGAAGTCCCCCTTCTGCATCGGCAGGATCTTGGAGAGGGCGCGTTTACGCCCTTCGAGGTCGTCGGCGAGAATCATCTCGCGCACCGCCATGATCCGCTCCCCTTCGAAGAACATGTGCTCGGTACGGCAGAGGCCGATTCCTTCGGCGCCGAAACCGCGGGCGACCTTGGAGTCGTGGGGAGTGTCGGCATTGGTGCGTACGCGCAGGCGGCGAAACTTGTCGACCCACTCCATGAGCGTGCCGAAATCGCCGGTCAGCGCCGGCTGGACGGTGGGCACCGCCCCTTTCATCACCTCGCCGGTGGAACCGTCGAGGGTGATGATGTCCCCTTTCCTGACCACCACGCCGCCACGGGCGACGAACTGCTGAGACTTGTAGTCGACCTTGATGTCGCCACAGCCGGCGACGCAGCACTTGCCCATGCCGCGGGCGACCACCGCTGCGTGCGAGGTCATGCCGCCACGGGCGGTGAGAATTCCCTGGGCGGCGTGCATGCCGTGGATGTCTTCGGGGCTGGTCTCGACGCGCACCAGGATCACCTTGAGACCGATCTTCGCCGCCGCCTCGGCCTCATCGGCAGAGAAGACCACCTCGCCGTTGACGGCGCCGGGCGAGGCCGGCAGTCCCTTGGCGATGACGTCCTTGGCCGCCCTGGGATCGAGGGAGGGGTGCAGCAGCTGGTCGAGCTGTTCGGGCTGCACCCGCAGAACCGCCTCCCGGTCAGAGATCAGCCCTTCCCTGACCATGTCGACGGCCACCTTCACCGCCGCCCGGGCGGTGCGCTTGCCGTTGCGGGTCTGCAGCATGTAGAGCTTGCCCTTCTCGATGGTGAACTCGATGTCCTGCATGTCCCGGTAATGCTTCTCCAGGGTCTGCTGGATCTTCATCAGCTGGGCGTAGCTCTCCGGCATCACTTCTTCCATCGAGGGGAGGGAGCCGTCGCCGCCCACCTTGTTGATCGGCTGCGGGGTGCGGATGCCGGCCACCACGTCCTCGCCCTGGGCGTTGACCAGGAATTCGCCGAAGAAGACGTTTTCGCCGGTGGAGGGGTTGCGGGTGAAGGCGACACCGGTGGCGCAGTCGTTACCCATGTTGCCGAAGACCATCGACTGGACGTTGACCGCCGTCCCCCAGTCGGCGGGGATGTTGTTGAGCTTGCGGTAGGTGATGGCGCGGGGATTCATCCAGGAACCGAAGACGGCGCCGATCGCCCCCCAGAGCTGCTCCTGCGGGTCCTGGGGGAAATCGCGGCCGAGGGCTTCCTTGACCTTGTTCTTGAACAGCCCGACCAGTTGCTTCAGGTCGTCGGCCGTAAGCTCGGTATCGTTCTTGACCCCGCGCTGCTCCTTCATCTGGTCCATGAGATGGTCGAGGTCCTCCTTCTCCATCTCCATGACCACGTCGGAATACATCTGGATGAAGCGCCGATAGGCATCATAGGCGAAACGGGGATCGCCGCTCTGGGCGATCACCCCCTGAATCGTCTGGTCGTTGAGGCCGAGGTTGAGGACGGTGTCCATCATCCCCGGCATCGAGGCCCGGGCGCCGGAGCGCACCGAGACGAGCAGCGGATTTTTCGGATCGCCGAACTTCTTTCCCATGAGCTGCTCGATCTTCTTCAGGTTCTCGTCCACCTGCCCCTTGAGCTCGGCCGGGTATTGGCGATTGTTCTTGTAGAATTCGACGCAGACCTCGGTGGTGATGGTGAAACCCGGCGGCACCGGCAGGCCGATAGCGGTCATTTCCGCCAGGTTGGCCCCTTTGCCGCCGAGCAGGTTTTTCATCTCCCCCTTGCCTTCGGCCTTCCCGTCGCCGAAGAAATACACGAACTTGGCACTCATCAACCTCTCCTCCTCAGAACGTTGTGAACAGGGGCCACAGAGCCCCTTCCCCGTGAACGAACAACCGACGACCCTTCCCCGGTCAGTCGGCAATCCTGGAAAAATCGGCGATCCCGGCGAAGAGCCGGGAAACGGCGGTGAGCAGCGCCAGGCGGTTGGTTCGGACCGCCTCGTTGTTGGCCATGACCATGACACCGTCGAAGAAGGCGTCCACCGGCACCCGCAGGGTGGCGATGGCGCGCAGCGCCGCGGGATAGTCCTCGGCCCGGATGTGCTTATCGACCTCTGCCTGAACCCGCCCCAGAGTCTCGAACAGGGTCCGTTCACAGTCGGCTTCGAACAGGCCCGGCTCGACGCTGGCCGGAACCCCGCCCTTGATGATGTTGACCACCCGCTTGAAGGCAACCGCCAGCGGCTCGAAGTCGGCGTGCCCTTTGAGGTCGGCCAGCGCCTTGACCCGTTCCAGAGCGTCCAGGGGCTCGTCGAAGGAGGCGGAAAGGACGGCGTCGACCACGTCCTGCGGATAACCGAAGGAGGTGAGCATGTTGAAGAAGCGCTGGCGGAAGAAGTTCAGCACGTCGGCGTTCACCTCGGCGGCCGGGCGGGTCAGCTTCGCTTCGAGCAGGGCGACGCTGCGCCCCACCAGTTCGGGCAGCGAGAGGCGGTAACCGCGCTCGAGGATGATATTGAGGATGCCGATGGCGCAGCGGCGCAGGGCATAGGGGTCGGCGGTGCCGGTCGGAATGAGGCCGACACCGAAGCAGCCGCAGACGGTGTCGATCTTGTCGGCGATGGAGACGAAGGCGCCGACGTTGTCCGAGGGGAGCTGGCCGCCGGCCTGCACCGGCAGGTAGTGCTCGTAGATCGCCGTGCAGACGCGCGGATCCACCCCCTCGAGGCGGGCGTATTCGCGCCCCATGACCCCCTGCAGTTCGGGGAACTCGTAGACCATGCCCGTCTCCAGGTCGCATTTGGCCAGCAGCGCCGCCCGCTCGGTCAGCTCCCGGACCGCCGGATCGAAGCGGTCGGCGAGCCCGACCGCCAGTTCGCGGACGCGCATGACCTTTTCGTAGCTGGTCCCCAGTCTGGCTTGGTAAACGACGTTTTTCAGCGCCTCGAGGCGGCTCTCCAGCTTGACCTTCTGGTCTTCCTTCCAGAAAAACATGGCATCGGAGAGGCGGGCCCGCAGCACCCGCTCGTTGCCCCGCGCCACGACCTCCGGATCCTCGACCCGGGTGTTGGAAATGGTGATGAAGCGCGGCAGCAGCCGGCCGTCCTGACCGGTCAGGGTGAAGTAGCGCTGGTGCTCGCGCATGGTGGTGATCAGCAGCTCGCGGGGGAGTTCGAGATACTTTTCCTCGAAGGAGCCGCAGATCGGGCTGGGGTCCTCCACCAGGAAGGCGACCTCTTCGAGCAGTTCCTCGTCGGGATTGACCTGGCCGCCGGCGGCATGGGCGGCGCGCTCGATCTCACGGGCGATAATCACCTGGCGCTTCTGCGGATCGGGGATGACGAAATGGCGCTCGGCCTCCTCCAGCCAGTTCGCGAGGCTGCGCACCGGAAACGGCCCGGGCGCCATGAAGCGGTGGCCGTGCGAGAGGTTGCCGCTTTCGACGTTGCCGTAACGGAAGGGGACGACGAAGCCATCGTAGAGGGCGACGAGCCAGTGGATCGGCCGGGCAAAGCGAATATCCAGGTCCTTCCAGCGCATCGACTTCTTGAAGGGAATGCCGGCAATGAGCCGCGGCAGCATTTCCGGCAGCAGGTCGGCAGTGGGTCGCCCCTCCTCCACCTTGGAGACGAAGATGTAGGCCCCCTTGTCGGTCTCCATGGTGGAGAGTTGCGCGACCTCGACGCCATTGGCCCGAGCAAACCCGATGGCTGCCTTGGTCGGATTGCCGTCGGCGTCGAAGGCGACCTTGACCGAAGGGCCGGCCACCGTCAGCTCCTGCCGCTCCTGCAGACGCGCCACATCGGCCACGGCGATGGCGAGCCGGCGCGGGGTGGCGAAGGTGCGCACCGCGCCGAAGCGGACGCGGGCATTCTCCAGCTCCTTGCGCAGCAGGCGCTCCAGGTCGGCCATGGCGACGGGCAGAAAACCGGCCGGAATCTCTTCGGTGCCTATTTCCAGAAACAGTTCAGCGGACATGATATCTCCGATAAGGGAATGTAGGGGCGCAGCATGCTGCGCCCCTACACATCATTTCTTCAGCAGCGGAAAACCCATCTTCTCCCGCTGGGCGACATACCCTTCGGCGCACAGGCGGGCCACATTGCGTACCCGGCCGATGTAGGAAGCGCGCTCGGTGACCGAGATGGCGCCGCGGGCATCGAGCATGTTGAACGAGTGGGAACATTTCATCACGTAGTCGTAGGCAGGCAGCACCAGGCCCTTTTCGACCAGGCGCACGCACTCCTTCTCGTACATGTTGAACAGGTTGAGGAGCATGGCGACATCGGCTTCCTCGAAATTATAGGTGGAAAATTCCACCTCGCTCTGGTGATGGACGTCGCCGTACTTGACGCCCTTGACCCACTCCAGATCGTAGACGTTGTCGACCCCCTGCAGGTACATGGCGATGCGCTCGCAGCCGTAGGTGATCTCGCCGGCCACCGGCTTGAGGTCGATGCCGCCGGCCTGCTGGAAGTAGGTGAACTGGGTGATCTCCATGCCGTCGAGCCAGACTTCCCAGCCCAGCCCCCAGGCACCGAGGGTCGGCGACTCCCAGTCGTCCTCGACGAAACGGATGTCGTGCTGGGCGGGATTGATGCCGAAGCTTCGGAGGGAGTCGAGGTAGAGGTCCTGGATGTTCATCGGCGACGGCTTCATGATCACCTGGAACTGGTAGTAGTGCTGCAGCCGGTTGGGGTTCTCCCCGTAACGGCCGTCGGTGGGGCGCCGCGAAGGCTCGACGTAGGCGACGTTCCAGGGCTCGGGGCCGAGCACGCGCAGGAAGGTGGCGGGGTTGAAGGTGCCGGCCCCCTTCTCCACGTCGTACGGCTGCTGGATGATGCAGCCCTGTCTGGCCCAGTAGTTCTGCAATGCGAGAATCAGCTCTTGAAAGGTCACGTTGCCTCCGTCGCTCATGACTTGTCCACCGCTGCCCAGGGCCTGGCGGAACGTATACTGTATACAATTTTAGGCCGCAAATTTTATCGTCTTTGCGGCAATCTGTCAAGGAAAGAACCGCTGCGGACGGTATAGTTCAGCCCGCTTGCGAAGGATTCTCGACGGCCAGCATCCGCTCCAGAAACGGCAACGATTTGAGCGGCCGCGACAGCAGTGGACGCAGAGCCTCGGCGGTCACCATCCCCCCCTCGCGCAAGGTCTGCGGGCTGAAGCGGAAACCGGCAAAGAGCGTCGGCGGCGTCAACAGACAGCGGGCCAGGGTCCCCAGCGTTGCCAGGCCAAGCTGCAGGGCCGGACCGCCGGCGGCACAGGCGGGACAAAGACCGCCGCCGCGCTGGGTATCGAAGTGGGCCTGCGGCTCGGTCAGGGTTTCGTTGCAGAGCGAGCAGTGCAGCAG encodes the following:
- a CDS encoding radical SAM protein produces the protein MFYYFDYDEPLFRPPSEANSLIFQITLGCSQNHCTFCGMYKSKGFRLRPVSEILTEIAAVPLHHRPHIQRIFLADGDALVYPQLGLEAILDALAECFPNLTRVGAYASPKSLTTKSVEELARLREKKLRILYFGLESGDDPTLQAVRKGYTAATMLALCRQAQGAGLKLSVTAILGLAGRERSLEHARATAAWVSALSPEYFSLLTLFHRHNDDFLRSITPLSRGGILEEAAELLRHLSPRKTILRSNHVSNFLQLAGSYPKDRQRLLAEVEAAQARARQFPDWYAEVPDYREEFY
- a CDS encoding septal ring lytic transglycosylase RlpA family protein codes for the protein MVMQRCYPRVRLLPAALALSLFVAGCGVSPPVREIRPAPPLEAPVATPPAAMPVLPLPGEEPGTVPPAEASVPTVAEAAPAEIPAPTPDPPPAAAIAPAREEGMQGIASYYAKRFNGRPTTSGIPYDPNKLTAAHQSLPFGTKVKVVNLANGREVTVTVNDRCRKRTFPFIDLSRAAAERLGFFGKGITKVRIIPMPGGEQ
- a CDS encoding rhomboid family intramembrane serine protease, translating into MFLPIGDTPNPRGVPYVNYLLIGVNVGVFLLISLPLTFTRPDLNDPLLFEYLRAVGDRGGIPAQAILQQLSAYDLFIFRYGYRPSDPSLTTLFTAMFLHGGWLHLVGNMLFLWIYGDNVENRLGRVGYLLAYLGSGVAATLFFAVFVPGSDVPMVGASGAISGVLGLYYLWFPRNQIKVFIFLFPFIMNTFLLPARLVLGLYLLVDNLVPFLVNSGAATGVAHGAHIGGFVAGLALASGIERLGKGGR
- a CDS encoding trimeric intracellular cation channel family protein; protein product: MNLLYFLDLIGTAAFAASGAWAGIRREMDLFGVLVLGLVTATGGGTLRDMLLGDSPPFCLQDETYLYIAAAVALLVFLLHRRLEFLQHPLLYFDAVGLGTFVVIGTGKALTFHLGFLGAVLMGVMTATAGGVVRDVLSNQVPLILRKEIYASACLAGAVLLVLLQRTPLPAPLAALTAALTVITVRLLAIRYNWSLPKAAA
- a CDS encoding fumarylacetoacetate hydrolase family protein, whose protein sequence is MHSVRLLGTPKTFRVGKIVCLGRNYHEHIRELGNEVPEQPVIFIKPATSIIGDGEAVVIPPYSRDCHHEVELAVLIGKWGKNIPETEAMEHVAGYGVAIDLTLRDVQNELKKKGLPWEIAKGFDTACPLSDFVPATDIADPHDLRLSLLVNGTLRQDSSTALMMRRIETTIHHMSTIFTLEEGDIILTGTPAGVGPVAAGDRMTAEIEAVGRLEVSVR
- a CDS encoding Rossmann-like and DUF2520 domain-containing protein, with product MKKRIVLIGPGRLGMTVTRLLAEAGHEIRAIIGRDGSRAAAAARFVGRPGIGTTDLTRVREGKLVLIALPDDHIGEMAARLRREGHLAPGTVLVHFSGIHPAAILLGEEGPFLHALAIHPLQSFADAVMGVRQLPGSPCSVEGEEALLPLAEGLIADLGGIPFRITAEHKALYHAAACVASNYLVTLVDTASEIMAACGFGREDAFHLLTPLLRGTGKNLSALGPELALTGPIARGDLRTVRKHLQALTELPPDISEIYRVLGQRTVALAKRRGTLEQGTGEKILKILEERH
- the nfi gene encoding deoxyribonuclease V (cleaves DNA at apurinic or apyrimidinic sites) — protein: MDIPCLHDWSMGFREAVALQRELAGRVLLADCLPRPLRTVAGVDVSYEKHGDLFFAAVVVLSFPELEPVEEASAVSRVTFPYIPGLLSFRELPVVLEAFRSLRTLPDAVLVDGQGIAHPRRLGIASHLGLWLGLPTLGCAKSRLCGEHPTPGARRGDQVPLILDGERIGTVLTTRDRVKPLFVSPGHMTDIAAATELALACARRYRMPEPTRLAHQLTNKLRREAKG
- the ppdK gene encoding pyruvate, phosphate dikinase, encoding MSAKFVYFFGDGKAEGKGEMKNLLGGKGANLAEMTAIGLPVPPGFTITTEVCVEFYKNNRQYPAELKGQVDENLKKIEQLMGKKFGDPKNPLLVSVRSGARASMPGMMDTVLNLGLNDQTIQGVIAQSGDPRFAYDAYRRFIQMYSDVVMEMEKEDLDHLMDQMKEQRGVKNDTELTADDLKQLVGLFKNKVKEALGRDFPQDPQEQLWGAIGAVFGSWMNPRAITYRKLNNIPADWGTAVNVQSMVFGNMGNDCATGVAFTRNPSTGENVFFGEFLVNAQGEDVVAGIRTPQPINKVGGDGSLPSMEEVMPESYAQLMKIQQTLEKHYRDMQDIEFTIEKGKLYMLQTRNGKRTARAAVKVAVDMVREGLISDREAVLRVQPEQLDQLLHPSLDPRAAKDVIAKGLPASPGAVNGEVVFSADEAEAAAKIGLKVILVRVETSPEDIHGMHAAQGILTARGGMTSHAAVVARGMGKCCVAGCGDIKVDYKSQQFVARGGVVVRKGDIITLDGSTGEVMKGAVPTVQPALTGDFGTLMEWVDKFRRLRVRTNADTPHDSKVARGFGAEGIGLCRTEHMFFEGERIMAVREMILADDLEGRKRALSKILPMQKGDFLGIFREMKGLPVTIRLLDPPLHEFLPHTDKDINELAAVMKVQAATLKHKAEFLHEFNPMLGHRGCRLGITFPEIYDMQVQAIMEAACELVKEEGYEIVPEIMIPLVGEVKELAILRTNAVRVANEVIGRYGVKVEYLIGTMIELPRAALTADKIAAEAEFFSFGTNDLTQTTYGLSRDDAGKFLPFYVEREIFPSDPFVALDQAGVGLLVQMGCEKGRATRPKIKLGICGEHGGEPSSVIFCHKIGLDYVSCSPFRVPIARLAAAHAALLEK
- the glyS gene encoding glycine--tRNA ligase subunit beta, yielding MSAELFLEIGTEEIPAGFLPVAMADLERLLRKELENARVRFGAVRTFATPRRLAIAVADVARLQERQELTVAGPSVKVAFDADGNPTKAAIGFARANGVEVAQLSTMETDKGAYIFVSKVEEGRPTADLLPEMLPRLIAGIPFKKSMRWKDLDIRFARPIHWLVALYDGFVVPFRYGNVESGNLSHGHRFMAPGPFPVRSLANWLEEAERHFVIPDPQKRQVIIAREIERAAHAAGGQVNPDEELLEEVAFLVEDPSPICGSFEEKYLELPRELLITTMREHQRYFTLTGQDGRLLPRFITISNTRVEDPEVVARGNERVLRARLSDAMFFWKEDQKVKLESRLEALKNVVYQARLGTSYEKVMRVRELAVGLADRFDPAVRELTERAALLAKCDLETGMVYEFPELQGVMGREYARLEGVDPRVCTAIYEHYLPVQAGGQLPSDNVGAFVSIADKIDTVCGCFGVGLIPTGTADPYALRRCAIGILNIILERGYRLSLPELVGRSVALLEAKLTRPAAEVNADVLNFFRQRFFNMLTSFGYPQDVVDAVLSASFDEPLDALERVKALADLKGHADFEPLAVAFKRVVNIIKGGVPASVEPGLFEADCERTLFETLGRVQAEVDKHIRAEDYPAALRAIATLRVPVDAFFDGVMVMANNEAVRTNRLALLTAVSRLFAGIADFSRIAD
- the glyQ gene encoding glycine--tRNA ligase subunit alpha; amino-acid sequence: MSDGGNVTFQELILALQNYWARQGCIIQQPYDVEKGAGTFNPATFLRVLGPEPWNVAYVEPSRRPTDGRYGENPNRLQHYYQFQVIMKPSPMNIQDLYLDSLRSFGINPAQHDIRFVEDDWESPTLGAWGLGWEVWLDGMEITQFTYFQQAGGIDLKPVAGEITYGCERIAMYLQGVDNVYDLEWVKGVKYGDVHHQSEVEFSTYNFEEADVAMLLNLFNMYEKECVRLVEKGLVLPAYDYVMKCSHSFNMLDARGAISVTERASYIGRVRNVARLCAEGYVAQREKMGFPLLKK